From the genome of Amphiura filiformis unplaced genomic scaffold, Afil_fr2py scaffold_21, whole genome shotgun sequence, one region includes:
- the LOC140143415 gene encoding uncharacterized protein, with amino-acid sequence MGVIRTLFDRMNSVVTETSDKIKEEEHIRTALKNCGYPKWTMDKVKDQMQNKIQNAEKPISKKSKTTDEKSKGMVVIPYVNGVSERIQRIFKKHKVDTAMKPHQTLRRILVHPKDKREKEKTGNCIFEIGCQNCDQSYVGETSRMFGTRMSEHKAEVNKATNKKYTRSERKLSEKEQTKSAISDHVARANHVINWDDSKILGREHNKKSREVQEAMEIRRRGARP; translated from the coding sequence ATGGGAGTTATCAGAACCCTTTTTGATCGTATGAACTCTGTCGTCACAGAAACAAGTGATAAGATCAAAGAAGAAGAGCATATTCGCACAGCCCTTAAAAACTGTGGCTACCCGAAATGGACGATGGACAAAGTAAAAgatcaaatgcaaaacaaaatccaaaacgCTGAAAAACCAATCTCTAAGAAAAGTAAGACCACTGATGAGAAAAGCAAAGGCATGGTGGTTATCCCATATGTTAATGGCGTGTCGGAGCGCATTCAAAGAATTTTCAAGAAACATAAGGTAGATACGGCCATGAAACCTCACCAAACTCTCAGGCGTATCTTAGTACACCCGAAGGACAAACGCGAGAAAGAAAAAACAGGCAATTGTATCTTTGAAATTGGATGCCAAAACTGCGATCAGTCCTATGTCGGTGAAACATCTCGCATGTTTGGAACCAGGATGTCAGAACACAAAGCTGAAGTCAATAAGGCCACTAACAAAAAGTACACTCGATCTGAACGCAAGTTATCAGAAAAAGAACAGACCAAATCAGCAATTTCTGATCATGTTGCCCGGGCCAACCACGTTATCAATTGGGATGATTCAAAGATCCTTGGGCGGGAGCACAACAAGAAGTCTAGAGAAGTTCAAGAAGCCATGGAGATTAGAAGAAGGGGAGCAAGaccttaa